GCAAACATTTGACCTGTAAGATCATTGTAAAAGTGTGAAATAGCTGCAAATGCAATATTTACTGCATTGAGCATAACCTCGGTTGCGAAGAAGAGCATCAATAGGTTTCTTCTTCTAAGTACGCCAACCAATCCTATAGAAAATAGAAGTGCTGATACGATTAAATAGTGTGATAAACCTATCATTTCTCATCCTTTTGTGTCAAAATTTCATCTTCTCCCGCATCTTCATCCATCATCTCAGTAAGTGACTGATCCATTTTCTTACCTGCAAGGATAATACCTGCGATCATCGCAACCAGTAGCATTACAGCTGCTACTTCAAACGGAATTAGATATTTTGTGAAGAGTACGATACCCACATCCTGAGCATTCCCTACACCCTCATGCATTGGGTAGAGTGCCTGAATTCCATCAGAGTAGATCGGAGCGGCAAACATCAATACAAGCATTAGTGCACTAAGACCACCAAGTACAAATACCACTGCACCGCTTGTGTTTTTTTCTTTGATCTCTTTTGTTGCATCAAAGAACATCATCGCAAATGAATAAAGTGCCATTACTGCACCTACATATACGATCAACTGAACAACACCAAGGAAATCTGCTCCAAGGATAAAAAAGAAACCTGAAATAAGTACCATACCTGATGCCAAAGCTGTCATTGCATAGAGTACGTTATTACTCATTACTGTAATCCAGAAGAGGATTACCGTCAAAAATGAAAAGAGGTAAAATGCAAACCCCTGAACTGTAAACAGTGATGCCAAAAAGTTTTCCATGACAACCTCCTCCTTAATACGCTAGTGGCGTTTTTTTGATGTTTTCATCAGCATTTGGAGATACAGCACCAAATCCGTCATACTCTTGTTGCAAGCTAAGTCTATCGATCGGTGTAAGCATATCCTCAAAGAGTGAGAAACTTGCTCTTTGCTCTGAAGCTGTCTCATATCTTGGACCATGAACGATCGCAAGTTCAGGACATACTTCTGCACAGTAACCACAGAAGATACAACGACCGAAGTTGATCGTATACTCACTCACCTCTTTACGCTGATTTTCATCATATCTTGTATCCATTGTGATACAGTTAGAGATACAGATCTTCTCACAAAGTCCACAACCGATACATCTGTAATGTCCACTCTCAAGCAACCTAAGCATCTCATGGATCGCTCTGTATCTTGGTGAGATAGGGAGCTTCTCAAATGGATATTTTACTGTATGCATCTGTCCCTTGAACAGTGCATTGATCATTTCTCTTACTGTTACCCAAAGTCCAACAAAAAGTTCACCTTTAACTGTTCTTTTTGCAACCTGAGCGAACTTTGTCATCGGAGTCTTTGGTGACTCCTGCAGGTCAAGTACCTTGTACGCTTGAGTACCTACATTTCTATTTTTAAATTGTTCTAAACCCATATCTACTCCCTTATACGATCACAATACCGGTGATTACAACGTTGATCACTGCAATCGGCATTAAGACTTTCCAACATAACCACATCAATTGATCCGGTCTGACGTGTGGCCACGCTGCTCTTACCCATAGCATCAAGAAGAAGAAGAATGCTACTTTCAAGAGGATCATGATCCAACCTGCAATGAATCCGAAGTCGTTATATCCACCAAGGAAAACAACTGCTGCAAGAATAGAGATTGTGATCATGTTCGCATATTCACCGATGAAGAACATACCCCATCTCATCCCTGAATACTCAGTTGCATATCCGGAAATAACCTCTGCTTCATGCTCAAGAAGGTCAAACGGTGTTCTGTTTGTTTCAGCAAATCCAGCGATCAAGAAAAGGATAAATGCTACCGGTTGCTGCCAGATAAGCCATGATGTGATACCACCAGATTGTGCTTCATTGAAATCAACCAATGAAAGAGAACCTACTATCATGATCGGAGCCAAAATAGACAATCCTGTGATCACCTCGTAAGAGAGGAACTGGATTGCTGTTCTTGCTGCACCGATGATACCCCATTTGTTCGCCTGAGCCATACCTGCAAGCAGTGGCCCGTAAAGACCTGCTGCCATCATACCAAGTACAAAAAGAATCCCGACATTCACATCAGATGCAATTGATGGAACAAATGTACCGCCAAGTACCGGAACAAACTCAGGAATCGTGAAGTCCGGGAATACTGGAACAGCTGCCAATGCGATAAATGCAGTTGCTGCAGTAATAACCGGTGCGATTTTAAAGATAAATGCATTTGCATGCTGCGGCACGATATCCTCTTTTGTAAAAAGCTTGATACCATCTGCTGCAATCTGAAGCAATCCATATGGACCTACGTGCATTGGTCCAAGACGGCGTTGCATAAATGCAAGAACCTTTCTTTCCAAATATGTACCGAAGCCTGCTAATGCAGAGATAATTGCAAGGATAAGGATCGCTTTTATCGCGACACCTACAGCCGTTACCTCCGGTAGTTGTTCTATAAGTGTTGTTGTTTCCATCTTTTACACCTTCTTAATTGTTACATTTTTGTATCTAGACCCGCCGAAGAGATCATATACACCTGCTGCAGCTCTAAAGTCTGAAACTTTGACAATATCACCTTCGATCTTCTCATCAGCGATCACATCCATTACAATGCTTCCATTGTCAAATACGATTTCTACTTTTTCACCTAGTTCTGCTGCTTTTGCAGTACTTGCGTAAACACCAAATGCTTCAAAGATCTCATGTGCCTTATCTGTGAAATCATTGAACTGTCTTGCCGGGTTACATCTATACGCAATCTCACCCTCTAATGCTGCAGATGCATCAAACTTCTCAACAGTCGGAAGTGCTACTTCATCAGAAATGATTTCAAGAAGATAACCGCGGTTTTCACTACCATCGTTAAAGTATCCGTTTGGCAGATCATCAAACGCAACAGCCTGATATCCACTAGCTGTCGGAAGCATTGGTGTCCAATCTATCGTCAATGCCGGTGCCCCTACAAGTACTTTCATAAGGTCATTCAACTCATATCCTTCATATGAAAGTGCTGCATTTGTAGGAACCACTCTTTTCGACATAGTCGTGAATGTACCTTCTTGCTGGTTCATTGCCGGCATATCAAGGTCACCGTTACCTAGTGCTGAAAGTCTAAAGTCACCGTTTTCATTGTACCCGATCGTATATCCTGCTGCCTCATCATCAAGATCACAGATTAATGCAACACCGAGTGCATTTGATTTAGGCGGAGTCATTACTACATCGATGCTTGTTGTTGCTTCGATCAGTGCAATCAACTTAGCAATATTTTCTGCTTTTTCATGGAAGTAAAGGTCTTCACCTACCATCATTGAGAATGACTCTTTTTTGCTCATCATCTTCTCAAATACAGCAGGGAATTTCTCAGAGTCTCCGCCAAGAAGATCAACGAGTCCATTCTTCTCAACAGTAATTTCCTTTTCTACTGTCTCTTTTACCTTTTTAGTGACTTCTTCCTCTTCACCAGTCTCTTCATTTTTGACCATCTCTTTTACAGTCTTATCAACTTTCTCTGTAATCGTTTGTGTCTCTGAAGTTTTAAATGAATCAATAAATGCTTTTACATCTTCTGGAAGCTTACTAGCATCAGCAAATAGGTCAAGTACAAGATAAAGTGCTGCTTCTTCCAATCCTGGCTTATGGTTAAAACACTCAATCGTTTTACCAAATGAAGGAATAAGTGTATCACCTACCGGGTGGAAATAAAGTCCAGCACCTTTATTCATCTTCTGTACATTATTGAACGCATACTTCATGCCCGGGCTGTCATTTCTAAGCGCAGAACCTACAGAGATCACAAAATCAGCACGCTTCATAATTTCATCAGTATCTGTTGACCAAAGTGATCTGCCGCTAGCTGCTTTGTAATAGTTCAGGAATTTCTGGAATGCTCTCACTTCAGGGTTATAAAGTTTAACACCCATTTTCTCTTTGAGTGTTTGAAGCATCATTGCTTCTTCATTTGTGATCACTGAGTTAAATCTGATAGTTTCAGCTTTCTTGAATGCTTCGATCGCCGCATTAAATGCCGCTTCATCTTTACTTACACCTCTGTTCTCAAAGTCGTACGCAAAACGAGCTGCACCGTCAAGTGATACATAGTTCCATTCATTTGTAACACGGAAGATCTTGTCCTCTCTGTCAGAAATAGAAGCCGGTCTCGTCTCATAGTAGATCGCAAAACCGTCACTTGAGTGTGCTGAAACTGCAGGGATACGTTTAAGGTCCCAAGCATTTGATTGGTAAACGAAATCTCTACTTACCAACGCTCCTACAGGACATACCGCGATACACTCACCACAATCAGAACAGTCTGTATGATCAGTTCCGTTACTTGGTGCGATCAAAGACTTTTGAAGTTTGTTCCACATCGCATAAGCGTCTTTTGGCATTGTGTCTTTGTATGATTTATCAAGATCTTCACCACCCCTTTTTGTTGTAGTGATCGCTGAATCACCAATCATATCTTTACAGACAGTCGTACAACGCTCACATACAATACAGAGGCCCGGATCGTAGTGAAGTACTGTACTCCAGTTTTGAGTCTCTCTTTTGGTGTCAGGGATCGCGTAGCTTTGAGAATCAACATTCAGTTCAAGTGTATAGTTCTGAAGTTCACACTCACCACTCTTGTCACATACACCACACTGAAGCGGGTGGTTGACATCATAGACTTCCATGATCGCTCTACGTTCTTCAAGGATATTTGGAGTATTTACTGTGATCTCCATCCCCTCTTTTACTTTCGCATTACAAGCATACACTTGTTTGCCGTCCGCTTCGACCAAACAGATACGGCATGCCAAAGTAGGCGAACATCTTGTCAAATAACAAATAGCCGGTATGAAGACTTCGTTGGCACGAGCAGCGTTAAGGATATACTCACCCTCAACAGCCTGATACTCAACACCGTCAATCTTGATACTAACCATGTTTTCTACTGTTTTTACTTCACTCATATTAGCTTCCTACTTCTTCATTTTTAGTGGCTGAAAAATCGACGCTTTTAAATCTATAAGAGGATATCAAAGCAGCACTTAATCCCATATCAAAGCTTGGGTTAAGTGCGATATTTCCGCTCATAGATGTATCGATCTTAAACACACGATTGAACGTTACACCATCAATCTCAAATGATACATTCTGACCATCATTCAATCCTGTTTCATTCGCAAATGCAATCGAACCTACAAGTTGTGCTTCACTAGCGATCGCCTCGCATTTTGCTGTAAATGGAGAGAACTGTTCAGCTGGGTTGCATTGATATACCACACTACCCATACTTGTCGTACTCTCTACAGTTTCGATCGTTTGATCTACCGGTACTTTTACCTCACTAAGTAAGTAGCCTCTATGCTCCTCACCCGTGATATCAAAGTAATCAGGAAGATCATCAAATGCTTCTTGCCTAAATCCTTGTGCTTCAGGAAGAGATGCAGTATACTCAATCGTATACTCAGCTTCCAGCCCCAACGCATTTGCAATATCGTTCAACACGTACCCGTCATATGACTTGGCAACATTCATTGGTACCACACGCTTATCATTACTGGTCAGTGTTCCTTCCTGCTGGTTCATTGCCGGCATATCAAGGTCACCTTCTCCCAATGCTGAAAGTGTGAAATCACCTTGTACGTTATATCCTACGCTCATACCCTCACATTCATCATCAAGGTCACAGATAAGTGATACACCCATCGCATTTCCTGCAGGCGGTACACATACGACATTGAAACCTGCATATCTCTCAAGCAATGCAATCAGTTTTGCGATATTTTCTGCCCTTGGATGTGCATAAAGATCACTTCCTACTACCAGTGAGAAACCTTGCTTCTTCACCAAAGATTTTTGAAGTTGAGCGATCTGATCACTACTCACACTGCTTTGCGCTGCAAGTGCTTCTGGATTCAACTCTTCGAGTACAGAAGTAAGCTTCTGTGGCATATCTGCAGTTTGTCCTAGCAATGTCAGAACAAGCTGTGCAGCTACTGCTTCTTCGCTACCAGGTATGTACTGCATAAACTGGGTTACGATATTTTTCATCTCCTCATCACGCATCGGATGAAGGTAAGCAACTCTTGATCTGTGCCATTTACTCGCCATATTGATGTGGTATTTCACATTTGGCGCATCATCATTGATACGTGTACCAAATACGATCACACCTCTAGACTCAGATATACGATCAAGCGTTCCGCCAAAGAGGTTTTTCCCTGTGATAGAACCATATGCACGCATAAACTTTTGATACGCTCTTGCCTCATGACAAATCAGTTTCGTTCCCTGCTTCTCTTTGATCTTTTGAAGGATCAATGCTTCTTCATTACTGATTTGAGGAGCAAAGAGAATACTATGAGCATTTGCTACCGCATCAACAGCATTTTCAAATGCCTCTTTATCTTTGCTTACACCTTCATTGGCATAGTCAAATCCATAGCGTCCTGCACCACAGAGTGTAGAGAATTCAGCATTATTACTTACACGGTAGATTTTGTCTTTTTTCACTTCATAGTCCATCTGACATCCGCCGCCACAGTGTGAACACGATGATGGGATCTTTGTAAGCTCCCATGCATTTGTACGATACTTAAAGTCTGTATCTACAAGTGCACCTACCGGACATACCGCAGCAGCTTCACCGAGACTTGCATAGTTCTTCTCTTTTTTGACATTAACAATAGTTGATGAGTAACCACCGAACTTCAGCTGTAATGCCTCATCACCTGTAATCTCAGTAGAAACTCTTACACACTTCTCACACATGATACAAAGTGCAGGATCATAAGATACATGTCCCCAGTTTTCTACCGGTCTATGCTGATCACGTGCAGTGAAGTTTTGGTTGCCTACATCAAATTCCAGTGTCTTGTTTTGCAGGTCACACTCACCGCTTTGGTCACATACACCACACTCTAGTGGGTGGTTAACGTTGTAAAGCTTCATAATGTTCTGGCGTTCCTGGTAAAGCTCAGAGGTTTGTGTTGTTACCACTGCACCGTCAGTTGCTTTTTCCTGACAAGAGAGGATCGCTCCATCTACACCTTCGACACTCACAAGACACATACGGCATGAAGCGATAGGTAGTGTCTTTGTAAGATAACACATTGTAGGAATATAGATACCGTTCTCTCTCGCGATCTCAAGTATCGTTTTACCAAATGTGCTCTTACACTTTTTTCCATTGATGGTGATTGAGATCTCTTTTCCAAGACCTAATGAATTATGTTTATTCATATTACACCGCCACCATTGAAATATAATAACAACGCATACAACGTTCAGCTTCGGCGATCGCCTCTTCACCTGTAAACCCGAGGTTTACCTCTTTATTGTTGTCAATACGCTCATCTACACTCAGCTTCTCACTGACTGCTCTTGGTAGTCCTGGCATCCATCCAGTGATCTTTTCCTTTTTGTCATAGACCTTCAGCTTATTAAGATGATCTTCCATGATCTCATCATCTGTCAACGTACACTTGCCATCATAAATATAACGGCTGATCACTGATGCTGCACGTCTAGCTTGACCAACTGCATTGACGATCGTCATAGGACCGTATTCACAGTCACCTGCGGCAAAAAGACCAGGACGAGATGTCATATAGTCTTTACCGTTCGTTAGAAGCGTATTCCATGACGTCAACTCTACACCCCACTCTTCAGGAAGTAGTTGAAGATCAGCTGCTTGTGAAACTGCCGGGATCAGATAATCACACTCGATATCAAAGTCACCATCTTCCATCTTCACAAGTTGAGCACGTCCGCCGTTTGGATCAGGGACCAGTTCAAATCTGTTACACTTGAGCTTTGTGATCTTTTCACCATCATCAAAGATTTCTTCGATTGCTGAGTAGAAAATGAACTCTACACCCTCTTCTACTGCTTCATGGTACTCTTCGTAGGTTGTATTACGGATGATAGTCGCTTCATCACGACGGTAAAGCATGATCACCTTCTTCGCGCCTTCACGAACAGAACATCTTACAACGTCCATAGAGGTAAATCCACCACCGACACAGACAACCGTCTTGTCTTTCAGTTCATTGCTCGCAGGACTTCCGATACCGTACTTGCTCCAAAGATTCACTTTGTCAAGCATTGCAATCGCACCCCAGTATCCACCCATTTTAGGGTTTTCGTTCTCTGCATAAACCTTTTTAGAAAGTCTTGTACCAAATGCAAGCAGTGTTGCATCATACTCTGCATCAATCTCTTTCAGTCTTTCAGCATCGACTCTGTGGTTATTGGTAATGCTTACTGTCGGCATCTCCAGTACGAAATCGATATCCTTGTTATACTTATCGATCGGCATACGGTACTCCGGTACCCCCACAGCTACCTCTCCACCATTTACAGGAAGTTCTTCAAAAATATCAACCTGAATACCCTCAAGTGCCAGATAGTATGCTGCTGTAAGCCCTGCAGGACCTGCACCGATGATCGCTACTTTTTTACCGTCATTTCTAGGTGCCTTTGGTTCTTTTGGATGCAACCAAGGTACTTCATGATCTGTCTCATAGTCTGCACCAATACGCTTAAGCTCCATGATAGAAATCGGTTCATCAAGATTTGCTCTTCTACATGCGTCTTCACACGGATGAGGACAAACACGTCCACAAGTATGTGCTAAAGGCATCGTCTGTCTTGTTGCCTGAAGAGACTCAGTGAAGATCATATCACGTACACCCTCGATATATGCCGGGATATCAACATGTGCCGGACACATATCCGTACATGGTGCCGTTACTTTAGCGATATATGATGTATCTCCACCATAATGTTTTGATGGAACTTGGGCATTGATACATCTATCAAACTGATCTTTATAATGTTCCATCAGATCAAGTATAGGCTTAGGTACGGTCTTACCGATCTCACACTTTGAAGTAACCATCATTGTTTGTGAAACTTCCTTAAGATGGGCTACGTCATCGTGCGTACCTTCGCCACGCGCGATTTTATCGAGTAGGTCATACAGGATCCTACCACCCCAACGACCCGGAGCACAACGCCCACATGCCTCTGAGTACTCTTGGTACTGTGCTGCATACTGGCTTGCCAGCTCAACTGCATCGATATCTTCAGTGAAAATGGCTACACCATCCCATCCGATAAATGCTTTTGAGCTTCTGTCTCCATGGTAAGTTTCAGGTAATTTGAAACCTGTTTCACTCCACTCGTCAAGGGGTTTACCACGGTTATCGATAAACTCGTCCCTCCAAGTTGAGAATACAACGTTTGACATAACTACTCAGCCTTCTCTTCTTTTGCAGCCTCAGCTTGTGCTGCTGCTTTTGCTGCTTTTTCAGCTTCTCTTTGTGCTTGAGCTTCAGCTTCAGCTTTTGCCGCAGCTTCCGCTTCAGCCTTCGCAGCTTCTGCTGCCTCTGCACGTGCTTTTCTTGTCTCTTCACTTACTTTTTTAACGACAATAGTCCAGTCTACTTCGTTGAACTTCAATGAGTTCATCAAGTCATGTCCCTGCTCTCTTACTACATCAGCAGACTTCTGGATCGAACTGAAATCACCTACTTCAAAAAGAAAGATACCTACTTCATCAACATTCAGTCCAGTATCCATAAGTTCAACCATTTTGTCATA
This is a stretch of genomic DNA from Sulfurovum zhangzhouensis. It encodes these proteins:
- a CDS encoding NADH-quinone oxidoreductase subunit G, with the protein product MSEVKTVENMVSIKIDGVEYQAVEGEYILNAARANEVFIPAICYLTRCSPTLACRICLVEADGKQVYACNAKVKEGMEITVNTPNILEERRAIMEVYDVNHPLQCGVCDKSGECELQNYTLELNVDSQSYAIPDTKRETQNWSTVLHYDPGLCIVCERCTTVCKDMIGDSAITTTKRGGEDLDKSYKDTMPKDAYAMWNKLQKSLIAPSNGTDHTDCSDCGECIAVCPVGALVSRDFVYQSNAWDLKRIPAVSAHSSDGFAIYYETRPASISDREDKIFRVTNEWNYVSLDGAARFAYDFENRGVSKDEAAFNAAIEAFKKAETIRFNSVITNEEAMMLQTLKEKMGVKLYNPEVRAFQKFLNYYKAASGRSLWSTDTDEIMKRADFVISVGSALRNDSPGMKYAFNNVQKMNKGAGLYFHPVGDTLIPSFGKTIECFNHKPGLEEAALYLVLDLFADASKLPEDVKAFIDSFKTSETQTITEKVDKTVKEMVKNEETGEEEEVTKKVKETVEKEITVEKNGLVDLLGGDSEKFPAVFEKMMSKKESFSMMVGEDLYFHEKAENIAKLIALIEATTSIDVVMTPPKSNALGVALICDLDDEAAGYTIGYNENGDFRLSALGNGDLDMPAMNQQEGTFTTMSKRVVPTNAALSYEGYELNDLMKVLVGAPALTIDWTPMLPTASGYQAVAFDDLPNGYFNDGSENRGYLLEIISDEVALPTVEKFDASAALEGEIAYRCNPARQFNDFTDKAHEIFEAFGVYASTAKAAELGEKVEIVFDNGSIVMDVIADEKIEGDIVKVSDFRAAAGVYDLFGGSRYKNVTIKKV
- the nuoK gene encoding NADH-quinone oxidoreductase subunit NuoK, with protein sequence MIGLSHYLIVSALLFSIGLVGVLRRRNLLMLFFATEVMLNAVNIAFAAISHFYNDLTGQMFAFFVIAIAASEVAVGLGILIVLYKKQGSLDLDDLATMKG
- a CDS encoding 2Fe-2S iron-sulfur cluster-binding protein, with protein sequence MNKHNSLGLGKEISITINGKKCKSTFGKTILEIARENGIYIPTMCYLTKTLPIASCRMCLVSVEGVDGAILSCQEKATDGAVVTTQTSELYQERQNIMKLYNVNHPLECGVCDQSGECDLQNKTLEFDVGNQNFTARDQHRPVENWGHVSYDPALCIMCEKCVRVSTEITGDEALQLKFGGYSSTIVNVKKEKNYASLGEAAAVCPVGALVDTDFKYRTNAWELTKIPSSCSHCGGGCQMDYEVKKDKIYRVSNNAEFSTLCGAGRYGFDYANEGVSKDKEAFENAVDAVANAHSILFAPQISNEEALILQKIKEKQGTKLICHEARAYQKFMRAYGSITGKNLFGGTLDRISESRGVIVFGTRINDDAPNVKYHINMASKWHRSRVAYLHPMRDEEMKNIVTQFMQYIPGSEEAVAAQLVLTLLGQTADMPQKLTSVLEELNPEALAAQSSVSSDQIAQLQKSLVKKQGFSLVVGSDLYAHPRAENIAKLIALLERYAGFNVVCVPPAGNAMGVSLICDLDDECEGMSVGYNVQGDFTLSALGEGDLDMPAMNQQEGTLTSNDKRVVPMNVAKSYDGYVLNDIANALGLEAEYTIEYTASLPEAQGFRQEAFDDLPDYFDITGEEHRGYLLSEVKVPVDQTIETVESTTSMGSVVYQCNPAEQFSPFTAKCEAIASEAQLVGSIAFANETGLNDGQNVSFEIDGVTFNRVFKIDTSMSGNIALNPSFDMGLSAALISSYRFKSVDFSATKNEEVGS
- a CDS encoding FAD-dependent oxidoreductase; amino-acid sequence: MSNVVFSTWRDEFIDNRGKPLDEWSETGFKLPETYHGDRSSKAFIGWDGVAIFTEDIDAVELASQYAAQYQEYSEACGRCAPGRWGGRILYDLLDKIARGEGTHDDVAHLKEVSQTMMVTSKCEIGKTVPKPILDLMEHYKDQFDRCINAQVPSKHYGGDTSYIAKVTAPCTDMCPAHVDIPAYIEGVRDMIFTESLQATRQTMPLAHTCGRVCPHPCEDACRRANLDEPISIMELKRIGADYETDHEVPWLHPKEPKAPRNDGKKVAIIGAGPAGLTAAYYLALEGIQVDIFEELPVNGGEVAVGVPEYRMPIDKYNKDIDFVLEMPTVSITNNHRVDAERLKEIDAEYDATLLAFGTRLSKKVYAENENPKMGGYWGAIAMLDKVNLWSKYGIGSPASNELKDKTVVCVGGGFTSMDVVRCSVREGAKKVIMLYRRDEATIIRNTTYEEYHEAVEEGVEFIFYSAIEEIFDDGEKITKLKCNRFELVPDPNGGRAQLVKMEDGDFDIECDYLIPAVSQAADLQLLPEEWGVELTSWNTLLTNGKDYMTSRPGLFAAGDCEYGPMTIVNAVGQARRAASVISRYIYDGKCTLTDDEIMEDHLNKLKVYDKKEKITGWMPGLPRAVSEKLSVDERIDNNKEVNLGFTGEEAIAEAERCMRCYYISMVAV
- the nuoH gene encoding NADH-quinone oxidoreductase subunit NuoH — its product is METTTLIEQLPEVTAVGVAIKAILILAIISALAGFGTYLERKVLAFMQRRLGPMHVGPYGLLQIAADGIKLFTKEDIVPQHANAFIFKIAPVITAATAFIALAAVPVFPDFTIPEFVPVLGGTFVPSIASDVNVGILFVLGMMAAGLYGPLLAGMAQANKWGIIGAARTAIQFLSYEVITGLSILAPIMIVGSLSLVDFNEAQSGGITSWLIWQQPVAFILFLIAGFAETNRTPFDLLEHEAEVISGYATEYSGMRWGMFFIGEYANMITISILAAVVFLGGYNDFGFIAGWIMILLKVAFFFFLMLWVRAAWPHVRPDQLMWLCWKVLMPIAVINVVITGIVIV
- the nuoI gene encoding NADH-quinone oxidoreductase subunit NuoI, translating into MGLEQFKNRNVGTQAYKVLDLQESPKTPMTKFAQVAKRTVKGELFVGLWVTVREMINALFKGQMHTVKYPFEKLPISPRYRAIHEMLRLLESGHYRCIGCGLCEKICISNCITMDTRYDENQRKEVSEYTINFGRCIFCGYCAEVCPELAIVHGPRYETASEQRASFSLFEDMLTPIDRLSLQQEYDGFGAVSPNADENIKKTPLAY
- a CDS encoding NADH-ubiquinone oxidoreductase subunit E family protein — translated: MRRYDLRHLKDDFYDKMVELMDTGLNVDEVGIFLFEVGDFSSIQKSADVVREQGHDLMNSLKFNEVDWTIVVKKVSEETRKARAEAAEAAKAEAEAAAKAEAEAQAQREAEKAAKAAAQAEAAKEEKAE
- a CDS encoding NADH-quinone oxidoreductase subunit J, which gives rise to MENFLASLFTVQGFAFYLFSFLTVILFWITVMSNNVLYAMTALASGMVLISGFFFILGADFLGVVQLIVYVGAVMALYSFAMMFFDATKEIKEKNTSGAVVFVLGGLSALMLVLMFAAPIYSDGIQALYPMHEGVGNAQDVGIVLFTKYLIPFEVAAVMLLVAMIAGIILAGKKMDQSLTEMMDEDAGEDEILTQKDEK